The following are from one region of the Cystobacter ferrugineus genome:
- the acs gene encoding acetate--CoA ligase: MAETPRPNPQALESVLVENRLFPPPEDFSRRAHIRSMEDYRRLWDEAEKNPEAYWGARAREELYWKEPFQTVLEWKPPHARWFVEGRTNLAYNCLDRHLPALKDKTAILFEGEPGDRRKVTYGELSREVNQLANGLRALGVKKGDRVGIYLPMVPEAAVAMLACARVGAVHSVVFGGFSAEALLERMNDAGAKVLLTADGGWRKGAVVPLLDNVRKAMPQMKNLEHVVVFQRTTQGSLRLEGKEQSWSELTQKQSDVCEPEWVESEHPLFILYTSGSTGKPKGVLHTTGGYAVFASLSSRWVFDLKKEDVYWCTADIGWVTGHSYVVYGPLMNGVTSVIYEGALTHPGADRTWELIAREKISILYTAPTAIRAFMRLGDDIPRKHDMSSLRLLGSVGEPINPEAWMWYRDVIGGGRCPVVDTWWQTETGGIMLSPLPGATPTKPGSATLPLPGVHTEVLDKQGKPVGANQGGQLFITRPWPSMLRTVYGDPQRYVNTYFSELPGMYFTGDGARRDDDGYFWLMGRVDDVVNVAGHRLGTAEVESALVAHKSVAEAAVVGRPDDLKGTALVAFITLKKGVGHSPELKKELATHVGKEIGAIARPDEIRFAEGLPKTRSGKIMRRLLRDVASGKQTTGDTTTLEDLNVLAALRSDEE; the protein is encoded by the coding sequence ATGGCTGAAACACCGCGTCCGAACCCGCAGGCATTGGAATCCGTCCTCGTGGAGAACCGGCTTTTCCCCCCTCCGGAGGACTTCTCGCGCCGCGCGCACATCCGCAGCATGGAGGACTACCGCCGGCTGTGGGACGAGGCGGAGAAGAACCCCGAGGCGTACTGGGGCGCGCGGGCCCGCGAGGAGCTGTACTGGAAGGAGCCCTTCCAGACGGTGCTGGAGTGGAAGCCGCCGCACGCGCGCTGGTTCGTCGAGGGGCGCACCAACCTCGCGTACAACTGCCTGGATCGGCACCTGCCGGCGCTCAAGGACAAGACGGCCATCCTCTTCGAGGGGGAGCCGGGAGATCGGCGCAAGGTGACGTATGGGGAGCTGTCGCGCGAGGTGAACCAGCTCGCCAACGGCCTGCGCGCGCTGGGCGTGAAGAAGGGCGACCGGGTGGGCATCTACCTGCCCATGGTGCCCGAGGCGGCGGTGGCGATGCTCGCGTGTGCGCGCGTGGGCGCGGTGCACTCGGTGGTGTTCGGCGGCTTCTCGGCCGAGGCGCTGCTCGAGCGCATGAACGACGCGGGCGCCAAGGTGCTGCTCACCGCGGACGGCGGCTGGCGCAAGGGCGCGGTGGTGCCGCTGCTGGACAACGTGCGCAAGGCGATGCCGCAGATGAAGAACCTGGAGCACGTGGTGGTGTTCCAGCGCACCACGCAGGGCTCGCTGCGCCTGGAGGGCAAGGAGCAGTCCTGGAGCGAGCTGACCCAGAAGCAGTCGGACGTCTGCGAGCCGGAGTGGGTGGAGAGCGAGCACCCGCTGTTCATCCTCTACACCTCGGGCAGCACGGGCAAGCCCAAGGGCGTGCTGCACACGACGGGCGGCTACGCGGTGTTCGCCTCGCTGTCCTCGCGCTGGGTGTTCGACCTGAAGAAGGAGGACGTCTACTGGTGCACCGCCGACATCGGCTGGGTGACGGGCCACAGCTACGTCGTCTACGGCCCGCTGATGAATGGCGTCACCTCGGTCATCTACGAGGGGGCGCTCACGCACCCGGGCGCGGACCGCACGTGGGAGCTCATCGCCCGCGAGAAGATCTCCATCCTCTACACGGCGCCCACGGCCATCCGCGCCTTCATGCGCCTGGGGGATGACATCCCGCGCAAGCACGACATGTCCTCGCTGCGGCTGCTCGGCTCGGTGGGCGAGCCCATCAACCCGGAAGCGTGGATGTGGTACCGCGACGTGATTGGCGGCGGGCGCTGCCCGGTGGTGGACACGTGGTGGCAGACGGAGACGGGCGGCATCATGCTCTCGCCGCTGCCGGGCGCGACGCCCACCAAGCCGGGAAGCGCCACGCTGCCGCTGCCCGGCGTCCACACGGAGGTGCTGGACAAGCAGGGCAAGCCGGTGGGAGCGAACCAGGGCGGCCAGCTCTTCATCACCCGGCCGTGGCCGTCGATGCTGCGCACGGTGTACGGCGACCCCCAGCGCTACGTGAACACGTACTTCAGCGAGCTGCCCGGCATGTACTTCACCGGAGACGGCGCGCGGCGGGACGACGACGGCTACTTCTGGCTGATGGGCCGCGTGGATGACGTGGTGAACGTGGCGGGCCACCGCCTGGGCACCGCCGAGGTGGAGAGCGCGCTGGTGGCCCACAAGTCCGTGGCCGAGGCCGCGGTGGTGGGCCGTCCGGATGACCTGAAGGGCACGGCGCTGGTGGCCTTCATCACGCTCAAGAAGGGCGTGGGCCACTCGCCGGAGCTCAAGAAGGAACTGGCCACGCACGTGGGCAAGGAGATTGGCGCCATCGCCCGGCCGGATGAGATCCGCTTCGCCGAGGGGCTGCCCAAGACGCGCTCGGGGAAGATCATGCGCCGGCTGTTGCGTGACGTGGCCAGCGGCAAGCAGACCACGGGCGACACCACGACGCTCGAGGACCTCAACGTCCTCGCGGCGCTGCGCAGCGACGAGGAGTAG
- a CDS encoding HsdM family class I SAM-dependent methyltransferase produces the protein MIRAALDGSDTPRPVQDLPAGPFLFPSLVHAPPAGTAMSVRARLLELLRRSIAQAKPLGVDPPDALSLVGRALFWRFLIDRGLLEGLDRNDVCPTANNWEACLSTKTNALKTFAWLDDTFNGGLLPFTSSPSDFSPEVFQRVVGNIAHLATPDGQLPLRLPNDWSEVNFAHVPVGLLSEVYEAYAHGEDTQRAKAESIFYTPRHIAEFLVDEALGAIGDVSIPRVLDPAAGAGVFLVAMFRALVAREWERTGRKPSRKIVRRILNDQLTGFDINDSALRLAELALYLTAIELDPEPKPRPLKLLRFDELRGRVLLPKTGGVTQGSLAPVEERFREAFDIVVGNPPWTAQGSGAAKKKWVQATRDLVRMRLGDARATAFDFPDQNPDLPFVFRAMEWAKPGGTIALVTHARWLFGQSKRAVQARNDLLECVHVTGILNGTALRDTNVWPNVRHPFCLLFAANETPPAHAAFLFVNPELDRMPDADQAHMRIDWQDAREIEIRDVVERPWTLKARFRGTPFDESVLDDLKSRGVPLSQYLDSLGTKLKNGYQVVGEAGKRSSAAHMHHLPDLKGAALAFVVDTRQLPPFSYDKLWRPRKPTIYRAPLLLVHESMRVDERSPRAALCFEDVAFDERFDGASFADVRHGPEIAAYLQLVIQSSLFQHTLLMLDGQFGIEREVVHKATIESVPVVPWGQLTNDQKSHSSKLSQRLHKGMTADLLMEIDRFVSDVFCLSNVQRNTITDTLTTALPTADAKAASIRPTKRPERNMFAMVCQEELRSVLRASRKDAFVRLRDELNLESWRIVQIDRVNQGDEEPAAVALDPRRFIEAADEASASRVTVRVNERSTLVGLLDRYRYWTCTRARMLAASLLSEGDAHA, from the coding sequence GTGATCCGTGCCGCGCTTGATGGCAGCGATACACCGCGACCCGTCCAGGATCTACCCGCAGGGCCCTTCCTCTTCCCCTCGCTTGTCCATGCTCCACCTGCTGGCACCGCGATGAGCGTGCGAGCCAGGCTGCTCGAGTTGTTACGCCGCTCGATCGCCCAAGCCAAACCTCTCGGCGTCGATCCCCCAGACGCATTGTCACTGGTGGGTCGTGCGCTGTTCTGGCGCTTCCTCATCGACCGTGGCCTACTCGAGGGGCTTGATCGTAACGACGTATGCCCAACCGCGAACAACTGGGAAGCCTGTCTTTCTACGAAGACAAACGCGCTCAAGACGTTCGCATGGCTCGATGACACGTTCAATGGGGGTCTGCTCCCATTTACGTCATCGCCGAGTGATTTCAGCCCAGAAGTTTTTCAACGGGTCGTGGGAAATATCGCGCATCTGGCCACCCCAGACGGGCAGCTTCCCCTGCGTTTGCCGAATGATTGGAGCGAGGTAAACTTCGCGCACGTGCCCGTGGGACTATTGAGCGAGGTGTACGAGGCCTACGCTCACGGAGAGGACACCCAGAGGGCAAAGGCCGAGAGCATCTTCTATACGCCACGCCATATCGCCGAGTTCCTGGTGGACGAAGCGCTTGGAGCTATCGGCGACGTATCCATCCCGCGTGTGCTCGATCCCGCAGCCGGGGCGGGCGTATTCCTCGTTGCGATGTTCCGAGCCCTTGTCGCGCGCGAGTGGGAGCGGACAGGAAGGAAACCGTCACGCAAGATCGTGCGACGGATTCTGAACGACCAACTCACTGGATTCGATATCAACGACTCCGCACTCCGACTCGCGGAACTCGCTCTGTACCTCACAGCCATTGAACTCGATCCTGAACCGAAACCGCGCCCACTGAAGCTCCTGCGGTTCGACGAACTACGTGGCCGCGTCCTGCTCCCCAAAACGGGCGGTGTCACGCAGGGAAGCCTAGCACCCGTGGAGGAACGCTTTCGCGAGGCGTTCGACATCGTCGTTGGTAACCCTCCATGGACCGCCCAGGGATCGGGTGCAGCCAAGAAGAAATGGGTGCAAGCGACGCGTGACCTGGTGAGAATGCGCCTCGGTGATGCGCGTGCAACTGCATTTGACTTTCCCGATCAGAACCCCGACCTCCCGTTTGTGTTCCGCGCCATGGAATGGGCGAAGCCGGGGGGCACAATTGCACTCGTAACGCACGCACGCTGGCTTTTCGGACAAAGCAAGCGGGCAGTGCAAGCACGGAACGATCTGCTCGAATGCGTGCATGTGACTGGCATTCTGAACGGAACAGCGCTCCGTGACACCAATGTGTGGCCGAACGTACGGCATCCGTTTTGTCTGCTCTTCGCAGCGAACGAGACGCCGCCAGCACACGCGGCGTTCCTGTTCGTCAACCCTGAGCTAGACCGGATGCCTGATGCGGATCAAGCACACATGCGCATTGATTGGCAGGACGCTCGCGAAATCGAGATCCGCGACGTCGTGGAGCGTCCCTGGACCCTCAAGGCTCGCTTTCGTGGCACGCCCTTCGATGAATCAGTGCTCGATGATCTCAAGAGCCGTGGCGTGCCGCTCAGTCAATACCTTGACTCCCTCGGAACGAAGCTAAAGAACGGCTACCAAGTGGTAGGCGAAGCCGGAAAGAGGAGTTCTGCCGCGCACATGCACCATCTGCCTGATCTGAAAGGTGCTGCGCTTGCTTTTGTCGTCGACACACGGCAGTTACCCCCATTTTCCTACGACAAGCTGTGGCGGCCACGAAAGCCAACGATTTATCGAGCGCCCTTGCTTCTTGTACATGAATCGATGCGCGTTGATGAACGCTCCCCACGCGCCGCGCTCTGCTTCGAGGACGTAGCTTTCGACGAACGCTTCGACGGCGCATCCTTCGCGGATGTCCGGCATGGCCCGGAAATTGCCGCATACCTGCAACTCGTTATCCAATCGTCTCTTTTCCAGCACACCCTGCTTATGCTCGACGGGCAGTTTGGCATTGAGCGCGAGGTTGTGCACAAGGCGACGATCGAATCGGTTCCGGTGGTGCCGTGGGGCCAGCTTACCAACGACCAGAAGTCGCACAGCAGCAAGCTATCGCAGCGGCTGCATAAGGGGATGACGGCTGACCTCTTAATGGAGATCGACCGCTTCGTGTCCGACGTCTTCTGCTTGTCGAACGTGCAGCGCAACACGATCACCGACACGCTCACAACAGCTCTTCCCACTGCTGACGCGAAGGCGGCCTCTATTCGGCCAACCAAGCGTCCCGAGCGCAACATGTTCGCCATGGTGTGTCAGGAGGAACTTCGCAGCGTTCTACGGGCTTCACGCAAAGACGCGTTCGTTCGACTGCGCGATGAGCTCAATCTAGAGTCTTGGCGCATTGTTCAGATTGATCGTGTCAATCAAGGCGATGAAGAACCTGCGGCCGTCGCTCTCGACCCGCGTCGATTCATCGAAGCGGCTGACGAAGCGTCTGCATCGCGCGTGACGGTGCGAGTGAATGAGCGCTCCACACTCGTCGGGTTGCTCGACCGCTATCGATACTGGACTTGCACACGGGCGCGGATGCTCGCCGCCTCACTTCTCTCCGAGGGTGATGCACATGCGTGA
- a CDS encoding efflux RND transporter permease subunit codes for MAVVNGLVLVAAIRRLREEGLPPLKALQEAARVRPTTEIVASLGFLPMAFATGAGAELPCRAREGSAARAGVCRVVYDARRMASLEGLSKP; via the coding sequence GTGGCGGTGGTCAATGGGCTCGTCCTAGTGGCCGCTATCCGCCGGTTGCGCGAGGAGGGCCTGCCACCGCTCAAGGCACTCCAAGAAGCGGCCCGGGTGCGGCCCACCACGGAGATAGTGGCCTCACTGGGCTTTTTGCCCATGGCGTTCGCGACCGGAGCGGGCGCCGAGTTGCCCTGCCGTGCCCGTGAGGGGAGCGCGGCCCGCGCAGGCGTGTGCCGCGTGGTGTACGACGCCCGGCGGATGGCGAGCCTCGAAGGTCTGTCGAAGCCCTGA
- a CDS encoding carboxypeptidase-like regulatory domain-containing protein, with protein MLWAEDSEGVGRRSDVVAGDEGVELLLGEGVRVSGRVTDEDGAPVAGALVIAISTFHSRFFETVTDGSGYFFLGPLPRGEYVLLATKEGLLPARMELAGHARQMEQKFLLFRPRRVAGQVVMAGSPVAGLA; from the coding sequence GTGCTCTGGGCGGAGGACTCCGAGGGCGTGGGCCGGCGGTCGGACGTGGTGGCCGGAGACGAAGGGGTGGAGCTGCTGCTCGGCGAGGGCGTGCGGGTGTCCGGACGCGTCACGGATGAAGACGGTGCGCCCGTGGCGGGGGCACTCGTCATCGCCATCTCCACGTTCCACAGTCGCTTCTTTGAGACGGTCACCGATGGCTCGGGCTACTTCTTCCTGGGCCCCCTGCCCCGAGGTGAGTACGTGTTGCTCGCCACCAAGGAGGGCCTGCTGCCTGCTCGGATGGAACTCGCGGGCCATGCCCGGCAGATGGAGCAGAAGTTCCTCCTGTTCCGCCCGCGCCGGGTGGCGGGACAGGTGGTGATGGCGGGATCTCCGGTGGCGGGGCTCGCGTGA
- a CDS encoding carboxypeptidase-like regulatory domain-containing protein, whose protein sequence is MDLTLELAPIAEVRGVVRDETEQPIESAVVELWAKDGEDSTRVSSGWTDAQGRYRVGPAKPGVLKIFVGGEELFRVVVDARGQPVEGVRVEVRSALSRGRVPWLLGGGWVQQTGPDGRFSLQSVSGAQLELRVEKPEYVLACSEREGGRIALPVKPGDREVRAVLVREAFVHWQILHWDGTPVPSFPVSTREGLGNAREFSNEEGLFSVPILCTGTLQLELRVAEGVDVRGGSRRLRRLMSVREEVDVHLGALVLDGG, encoded by the coding sequence ATGGACCTCACCCTCGAATTGGCGCCCATCGCCGAGGTGCGGGGCGTCGTGCGGGATGAGACGGAGCAGCCCATCGAAAGCGCGGTCGTCGAGCTATGGGCGAAGGACGGGGAGGACTCCACGAGAGTGTCGTCGGGATGGACGGACGCGCAGGGGCGGTATCGCGTGGGACCGGCGAAGCCTGGAGTGCTGAAGATCTTCGTGGGCGGCGAGGAGCTGTTTCGTGTCGTGGTGGATGCGCGGGGTCAGCCCGTGGAGGGGGTCAGGGTCGAGGTCCGGTCCGCACTGAGCAGGGGAAGGGTGCCCTGGCTTCTGGGTGGGGGATGGGTGCAGCAGACGGGGCCCGACGGCCGCTTTTCCTTGCAGAGCGTCTCGGGTGCGCAGCTCGAGCTGCGCGTGGAGAAGCCCGAGTACGTGCTCGCCTGTTCGGAGCGGGAGGGCGGACGCATCGCGCTCCCCGTGAAGCCCGGGGACCGGGAGGTGCGCGCCGTCCTCGTGCGCGAGGCCTTCGTCCACTGGCAGATCCTCCACTGGGATGGCACCCCCGTCCCCTCCTTCCCCGTGAGTACCCGGGAGGGGCTCGGGAATGCCCGGGAGTTCAGCAACGAGGAGGGCCTCTTCTCCGTGCCCATCCTCTGCACGGGCACGCTCCAACTAGAGCTGCGCGTCGCGGAGGGAGTCGACGTGCGCGGAGGCTCCCGTCGGCTGCGGCGCCTCATGTCTGTCCGGGAGGAGGTGGACGTGCACCTGGGCGCTCTCGTACTCGACGGGGGATGA
- a CDS encoding FUSC family protein gives MSLPGLSRHQLLFGLRVSLAALTALALALALHLPNPHWAAMTVWITAQPTRGMLAERLLFRLLGTAAGALAGMALLHVTQEPVAVVVALAIWVGLCVAVGNLLRHSISYGTLLAGYTAGVVALPTFVPALPHHDLAGARVLATLLGVVVSGVMMWLLTPESPRHAVLRQAEALGRDALAWAGQCLSGTAAAAGLAERERHLLAEMARIEESADQLAAGSPRAYARIRALRGLMMALLSLLPATRLLQSRLERLQQEEDPARAALLRAWRDALALRLSALANAPEAAPALPAPPTSLRHFFGLLSQAVAELQQVLPALSQAPATPPRRMTFHRDWPGARTAAARSALAVAGMGGVWLVTGWDFGPFLVMGASIFVSAFSSHPQPVVALRGVVWGASVGVALALLCRLVLLPPQAGMVQLLLTLAPFMVLGGLAMAHPVLGKPAIDTNMVFLLAAQPNLPLRGTARVLVEGGLALPLSALATLLVFRWLLPVDRQHRVSALTAALRRDIEGLAAARDERALLSGRSRLDHRVLRLVVQEPERLQEALAILRLGDALRLLRGLCMHRTGSALPHPRATAASLAEAAAALRTAAPAEEEAGALAQAALEALQETGGLLVARRVSKEF, from the coding sequence ATGAGCCTTCCCGGACTCAGCCGCCACCAACTCCTCTTCGGCCTGCGCGTGTCGCTGGCCGCCCTCACGGCCCTGGCACTCGCGCTCGCCTTGCACTTGCCCAACCCCCACTGGGCGGCGATGACGGTGTGGATCACGGCCCAGCCCACGCGAGGCATGCTGGCGGAGCGGCTGCTGTTCCGCCTGCTGGGCACGGCCGCCGGTGCACTGGCTGGGATGGCCCTGCTGCACGTCACCCAGGAGCCGGTCGCCGTGGTGGTAGCGCTCGCGATCTGGGTGGGGCTCTGCGTCGCGGTGGGCAACCTGCTGCGCCACTCCATTTCCTACGGGACGCTCCTCGCCGGCTACACCGCCGGAGTGGTGGCCCTGCCGACCTTCGTGCCGGCACTGCCACACCACGACCTCGCCGGCGCACGCGTGCTGGCCACGTTGCTTGGCGTGGTGGTGTCGGGCGTCATGATGTGGCTCCTGACGCCCGAGTCGCCGCGCCACGCGGTGTTGCGGCAGGCCGAGGCCCTGGGCCGCGACGCCCTGGCCTGGGCCGGGCAGTGCCTGTCCGGCACGGCCGCGGCGGCGGGTCTGGCGGAGCGCGAGCGCCACCTGCTCGCCGAAATGGCCCGCATCGAGGAGAGCGCCGACCAGCTCGCCGCCGGCTCCCCACGGGCCTATGCGCGAATTCGCGCCCTGCGAGGGCTGATGATGGCGCTGCTGTCGCTGCTGCCCGCCACGCGGCTGCTGCAGTCGCGGCTGGAGCGCCTCCAGCAGGAGGAGGACCCCGCGCGGGCGGCGCTGCTGCGAGCGTGGCGCGACGCGCTCGCGCTGCGCCTGTCGGCCCTGGCCAACGCCCCCGAGGCGGCGCCCGCCCTGCCCGCTCCGCCCACCTCCCTTCGGCACTTCTTCGGGCTGCTCTCCCAGGCCGTGGCCGAGCTTCAGCAGGTGTTGCCCGCGCTGTCCCAGGCACCCGCCACCCCGCCCCGCCGGATGACCTTTCACCGGGACTGGCCCGGCGCGCGGACCGCGGCCGCACGCAGTGCCCTCGCCGTCGCCGGGATGGGAGGTGTCTGGCTCGTGACGGGCTGGGACTTCGGACCCTTCCTGGTGATGGGCGCCAGCATCTTCGTGAGCGCCTTCTCCTCCCATCCCCAACCCGTGGTGGCGCTGCGTGGGGTGGTATGGGGGGCCTCGGTGGGGGTGGCCCTGGCGCTGCTCTGCCGGCTCGTGCTTCTGCCGCCACAGGCCGGCATGGTCCAGCTCCTGCTCACCCTCGCGCCCTTCATGGTGCTGGGAGGGCTGGCCATGGCCCATCCGGTGCTGGGCAAGCCCGCCATCGACACCAACATGGTGTTCCTGCTGGCCGCCCAGCCCAACCTGCCGCTGCGTGGCACCGCGCGGGTGCTCGTGGAAGGGGGTCTGGCCCTCCCTCTGAGCGCACTCGCCACGCTGCTGGTGTTCCGCTGGCTGCTGCCAGTGGACAGGCAGCATCGGGTGAGCGCGCTGACGGCGGCCCTCCGGCGGGACATCGAGGGCCTGGCCGCGGCACGGGATGAGCGCGCCCTCCTGAGCGGACGGTCCCGGCTCGACCACCGCGTGCTGCGGCTGGTGGTCCAGGAGCCCGAGCGGCTACAGGAGGCACTGGCCATCCTGCGCCTGGGTGATGCGCTGAGGCTCCTCAGGGGCCTCTGCATGCACCGGACCGGGTCCGCGCTGCCGCATCCACGGGCCACCGCCGCATCACTGGCGGAAGCAGCGGCCGCGCTACGCACGGCCGCTCCCGCCGAGGAGGAGGCAGGCGCGCTGGCCCAGGCGGCATTGGAAGCGCTCCAGGAGACCGGGGGACTGCTGGTCGCGAGGAGGGTGTCAAAAGAATTCTAG
- a CDS encoding MarR family winged helix-turn-helix transcriptional regulator: protein MASKKGTARADFGLKLLQLGRLWRHAVDAEIQRDTFPDAGWRALFWLHRLGEGPRQKELAAAMGIEGPSLVRLLDGLCGAGLVLREADGADGRAYRLRLTPEGRTAARRIEARLRKAEDVLLDGIGEEELARCAALLGLIEDRLLARRGERR from the coding sequence ATGGCTTCCAAGAAGGGAACGGCGCGGGCGGACTTTGGCCTGAAGTTGCTGCAGCTCGGCCGGCTGTGGCGCCACGCCGTGGATGCGGAGATTCAGCGGGACACCTTCCCCGATGCCGGCTGGCGCGCGCTGTTCTGGCTGCACCGCCTGGGCGAAGGACCGCGGCAGAAGGAGCTCGCCGCGGCCATGGGCATCGAGGGACCGAGTCTGGTGCGGCTGCTGGACGGACTGTGCGGCGCGGGCCTGGTGCTGCGCGAAGCCGACGGCGCTGACGGCCGCGCCTACCGCCTGCGCCTGACTCCAGAGGGACGCACCGCCGCACGGCGCATCGAGGCCCGCCTCCGGAAGGCGGAGGACGTCCTGTTGGACGGCATTGGCGAGGAGGAGTTGGCGCGCTGCGCCGCGCTTCTCGGGCTCATCGAGGACCGGCTGCTGGCCCGGCGCGGAGAGCGCCGATGA
- a CDS encoding RCC1 domain-containing protein: protein MRSSTGRRMSSWVGVWLGVGLAVGCGQTSDVTDAREELDSLLRTQVRVPLSAGEYHSLALRRDGTLWAAGYNTSGQLGDGTTNSSNSPVRVQGLSRVAAVSAGDYHSLAVRTDGSLWAWGANFTGQLGDGTTTARSQPAQVPGLSGVVLAVADYYHSLAVRTDGTLWAWGHNASGQLGDGTTTARSAPVQVTGLSGVVAVAAGESFSLAVRSNGALSAWGYNGYGLLGDGSTPYRSTPAQVPGLSGVVDVAAGTHHALALRYDGTVWTWGYNYYGQLGDGTTSSRFTPKPVPGLSGVVAVAAGNHHSLALRDDGTVWTWGNNSYGQLGEDTPSYRTTPAQVPGLSGILGVAGGGSHSLAVHYDGTAWTWGANFFGQLGDGTETSHSGPVQVPGLGAEGL, encoded by the coding sequence ATGCGAAGCAGCACGGGTCGTAGGATGAGCAGTTGGGTGGGAGTCTGGCTCGGAGTGGGGCTGGCGGTCGGCTGTGGACAGACTTCCGACGTGACGGATGCTCGGGAAGAGTTGGACTCCCTTCTGCGCACCCAGGTGCGAGTCCCGCTCTCGGCGGGCGAGTACCACTCCCTGGCCCTGCGCCGGGATGGCACGTTGTGGGCCGCGGGGTACAACACCTCCGGCCAGTTGGGAGATGGCACCACCAACAGCAGCAACTCGCCGGTGCGGGTTCAAGGATTGAGCCGAGTCGCGGCGGTGTCCGCGGGGGACTATCACTCGCTGGCGGTGCGCACCGACGGCTCCCTGTGGGCCTGGGGTGCCAACTTCACCGGCCAGTTGGGGGATGGCACCACGACGGCTCGCTCCCAGCCGGCGCAGGTGCCAGGGCTGAGCGGGGTGGTGCTCGCGGTCGCTGACTACTACCACTCGCTGGCGGTGCGCACCGACGGCACCCTGTGGGCCTGGGGCCACAACGCCTCCGGCCAGTTGGGGGATGGCACCACGACGGCTCGCTCCGCGCCGGTGCAGGTGACAGGACTGAGCGGCGTGGTGGCCGTGGCCGCGGGAGAGTCCTTCTCGCTGGCGGTGCGCTCCAACGGTGCCCTGTCGGCCTGGGGCTACAACGGCTACGGCCTGTTGGGGGATGGTTCCACTCCCTACCGCTCCACGCCGGCGCAGGTGCCAGGGCTGAGCGGAGTGGTGGACGTGGCCGCGGGCACCCACCACGCGCTGGCGTTGCGCTACGACGGGACCGTGTGGACCTGGGGCTACAACTACTACGGCCAACTGGGGGACGGCACCACGAGCAGCCGCTTCACGCCGAAGCCGGTGCCAGGGCTGAGCGGAGTGGTGGCCGTGGCCGCGGGCAACCACCACTCGCTGGCGTTGCGCGACGACGGCACCGTCTGGACCTGGGGCAACAACAGCTACGGCCAGCTCGGGGAGGACACCCCGTCCTACCGCACCACGCCGGCACAGGTGCCCGGGCTGAGCGGCATACTGGGAGTGGCCGGTGGCGGTTCCCACTCGCTGGCGGTGCACTACGACGGCACCGCGTGGACCTGGGGCGCCAACTTCTTCGGTCAGCTGGGGGATGGCACCGAGACCAGCCACTCCGGGCCGGTACAGGTGCCTGGACTGGGCGCGGAGGGGTTGTAG
- a CDS encoding nuclear transport factor 2 family protein → MTASFKTIFFSVLAALTLSAPARAATPSTQEVWQHHIKAWDAKDVAAITSDYTDSSVLILNNQVFRGKAAIAHVFSQLFQIFGTGQNQLDQPVIDGRIIYLNWRYTPKNENAFFGSDTFVVEKGKIQIQTIASELYVSHPVKP, encoded by the coding sequence ATGACTGCTTCCTTCAAAACCATTTTTTTCAGCGTTCTCGCCGCGTTGACCCTCAGTGCTCCGGCTCGGGCCGCCACCCCGAGCACCCAAGAAGTCTGGCAGCACCACATCAAAGCCTGGGATGCCAAGGACGTAGCCGCCATCACGTCGGACTACACCGACAGTTCCGTCCTGATTCTCAATAACCAGGTCTTCCGCGGCAAGGCAGCCATCGCTCATGTCTTCAGCCAGTTGTTCCAAATCTTCGGCACCGGCCAGAACCAGTTGGATCAACCGGTAATCGATGGCCGCATCATCTACCTCAACTGGCGCTATACGCCGAAGAATGAAAACGCGTTCTTCGGCAGTGACACCTTCGTGGTCGAAAAGGGCAAAATCCAAATCCAGACCATCGCCTCCGAGCTGTATGTCAGCCACCCCGTCAAACCTTGA